In Oryza sativa Japonica Group chromosome 3, ASM3414082v1, one DNA window encodes the following:
- the LOC136355890 gene encoding cysteine proteinase inhibitor 8-like yields MRPSSLSTVVLSVIFTAALLAVAKADGGSVTAAAAAPPPAAWTAVANVNDKSIQQVGQSAVRIYGLSTNKTYLRFVNVVSGQTQPCNGGYNYRLLVTVAGPGATTARYDALMWGILGTTNWKLLSFTLAAN; encoded by the coding sequence ATGAGGCCGTCATCCCTTAGCACCGTAGTCCTTTCTGTCATATTCACCGCTGCGTTGCTTGCCGTTGCCAAAGCAGATGGCGGCAGcgtcacggccgccgccgcggcgccgccgccggcggcgtggacggcggtggcgaacgTGAACGACAAGAGCATCCAGCAGGTGGGGCAGTCGGCGGTGCGCATCTACGGGCTGAGCACGAACAAGACGTACCTGCGGTTCGTGAACGTGGTGAGCGGCCAGACGCAGCCGTGCAACGGCGGCTACAACTACCGCCTGCTGGTCACCGTGGCCGGCCCGGGCGCCACCACGGCGCGCTACGACGCCCTCATGTGGGGCATCCTCGGCACCACCAACTGGAAGCTCTTGTCCTTCACTCTAGCAGCCAACTGA